In Sulfurisphaera javensis, a single genomic region encodes these proteins:
- a CDS encoding cytochrome C oxidase assembly protein, whose product MINEILGYVTTVLAGSAIVLGGIVEGYGYGLSLGTNWPYTNNIVELAGKGDPEAIHRIVATLVGLLSLVLLVIDFNTLTVIGFISIVATALLGMATLYVLAGKLPSVFQGFHDIAAYTTFITYLILATNYIPPSKYIGFLISAITPPHFLYFVIFMGGVVTGTRRMKLSIGDVRKPKNKLQWAWVIHGIVGAIFFIALIILRYWIPLVFALIESAVGLWTYYQINKNPTKPGAVIGLHQLFSLAVVISLIFFS is encoded by the coding sequence ATGATTAATGAAATTTTGGGATATGTCACCACAGTCTTGGCTGGTTCTGCAATAGTTTTAGGTGGAATAGTTGAAGGGTATGGATATGGATTGTCTTTAGGTACAAATTGGCCTTATACAAATAATATAGTAGAATTAGCTGGGAAAGGAGATCCAGAAGCAATCCACAGAATCGTTGCTACTTTAGTTGGATTACTTTCTCTCGTTTTACTTGTTATAGATTTTAACACGTTAACTGTTATAGGCTTCATAAGCATAGTTGCTACAGCCCTTCTAGGAATGGCTACACTATACGTTCTTGCAGGGAAATTACCTTCAGTATTTCAAGGTTTTCATGATATTGCAGCTTACACAACTTTCATTACTTACCTTATTTTGGCAACAAATTATATTCCTCCTTCTAAGTACATAGGATTTTTAATAAGTGCAATAACACCTCCACATTTCCTATATTTTGTAATATTTATGGGAGGAGTAGTAACTGGGACTAGGAGAATGAAACTAAGTATAGGAGATGTTAGAAAACCAAAAAATAAACTTCAATGGGCTTGGGTTATACATGGAATTGTTGGAGCAATATTCTTTATAGCTTTAATAATCTTAAGGTACTGGATTCCATTAGTCTTTGCGTTAATTGAAAGTGCAGTAGGATTATGGACCTATTATCAAATTAATAAAAACCCGACTAAACCTGGAGCTGTTATAGGATTGCACCAATTATTCTCTTTAGCTGTTGTAATTTCATTGATATTCTTCAGCTGA